The proteins below come from a single Zea mays cultivar B73 chromosome 8, Zm-B73-REFERENCE-NAM-5.0, whole genome shotgun sequence genomic window:
- the LOC103635116 gene encoding dual specificity protein phosphatase PHS1 isoform X3: MEEGTTEPGSFSRSSSFVGFEEWVALVRKRNGKASSCGRLGLRSTASSEVLELADPDSNVINPDPCDQVPEGILWERLGRVSMMDIESSDFSWTSLTSLHHTKHTATSTDPSEDDISRSFEVTVNSGGIVFIALFKAIENVDLPSKETAAVIKIAPSRMATQSERFGYELAKWLGVRTPQGRVIHSSSDEWQQVKDAVENARNASIASGDELEEMICAEVLEALELSRCLFLMNYVHGSALLENVMPFESRQAAEKTAEALGRVLILDLVLRNEDRLRCRPLGWRGNYANLLVANREAYANLDSLDDVYDSAIIRYKPEIIRSPQKQKQRRAVSISGSIGSDVSDLTLEDSYASSGHVFSSFNIVAIDSGVPRRPPASKRAKDQESYPKLVELTLNNFDYSSKLLFEVSFGKLGTPGHEEFDVPSDYSYNSPLSESDMVATVHSFRGGFRSALRDLQRFHIFLITLYQKLDGLLKIFFNLMYKCSNEYAREDAGTSDSPLCSVEPQGDSNDTDVPRHLRKPSRTLSRESLDQSSPCRDSFITRHFKGNGDSSRGLRLTMKLRDFNKYAKIDSELSKEIEQWNDMLRTEVVKLCQDNNFQTGFFEGTDNSTVVDAYELKVRLEHILERISLISDAASTERPSQITDYLYIGGALAARSTHTLKHLGITHILCLCANEIGQSESQKPDLFEYRNFSINDDDNADIGDLFQDGSDFISYVDHLRGKVLVHCFEGKSRSATVVLAYLMLRKSINPELTSVRIGRLELHLSLFFIVLDAVIIS; this comes from the exons ATGGAAGAGGGGACCACGGAACCTGGATCATTCTCCCGCTCTTCCTCCTTC GTTGGATTCGAGGAGTGGGTGGCATTGGTGAGGAAACGCAATGGGAAGGCCTCTTCGTGCGGGCGTCTGGGTCTCCGTTCAACAGCCAG TTCAGAAGTACTAGAACTTGCAGATCCTGATAGCAATGTCATTAATCCTGACCCTTGTGACCAAGTGCCAGAAGGAATCCTTTGGGAGAGGCTTGGGAGGGTTTCCATGATGGATATTGAGTCAAGTGACTTCAGTTGGACCTCTCTCACCTCACTGCACCATACAAAACATACGGCTACAAGTACTGATCCATCTGAGGATGACATTAGCAGAAGTTTTGAG GTGACAGTAAATTCTGGGGGCATTGTTTTTATTGCATTATTCAAAGCTATTGAAAATGTTGATCTTCCGTCCAAGGAAACAGCTGCAGTAATTAAAATAGCACCTTCAAGGATGGCCACACAGTCTGAACGCTTTGGGTACGAACTCGCTAAATGGCTTGGAGTGAGAACTCCTCAA GGTAGAGTCATTCATAGCTCCTCAGATGAATGGCAACAAGTCAAGGATGCAGTTGAAAATGCTCGAAATGCATCGATAGCTTCTGGTGATGAACTTGAGGAGATGATTTGCGCCGAGGTTTTAGAAGCCCTTGAATTGAGTCGTTGCCTATTTCTGATGAA TTATGTACATGGCTCCGCTCTGCTAGAGAATGTAATGCCCTTCGAGTCACGGCAAGCTGCTGAAAAAACTGCTGAAGCATTAGGTAGGGTCTTAATCTTGGACCTCGTATTGAGGAATGAGGATAGACTGCGATGCCGTCCCCTTGGCTGGCGTGGAAATTATGCAAATCTACTTGTTGCCAACAGGGAAGCTTATGCCAACCTTGACTCACTAGATGATGTTTATGATTCTGCTATCATTCGATACAAGCCAGAGATCATTAGAAGCCCTCAGAAACAGAAGCAGAGAAGAGCTGTTTCAATTAGTGGCAGTATTGGCTCAGATGTCTCTGACCTCACATTGGAGGACTCTTATGCTTCTAGTGGACATGTGTTTTCTAGCTTTAATATTGTAGCCATTGATTCAGGTGTACCACGCAGGCCACCAGCCAGTAAGCGGGCAAAAGATCAGGAGAGCTACCCCAAACTAGTGGAGTTAACATTGAACAACTTCGACTATTCTTCCAAACTTCTGTTTGAGGTGTCCTTCGGAAAACTTGGCACCCCAGGACATGAAGAATTTGATGTACCATCAGACTACAGTTATAATTCTCCTCTCTCTGAGAGTGATATGGTAGCAACAGTGCATTCATTCCGAGGAGGTTTTCGTAGTGCTCTGAGAGACCTTCAGCGATTCCACATTTTTCTCATCACACTGTATCAGAAGCTGGATGGTCTATTAAAAATTTTCTTCAACCTTATGTATAAATGTTCCAATGAATATGCTAGGGAGGATGCTGGTACTTCGGATTCACCATTGTGTTCAGTGGAACCACAAGGAGATTCAAATGATACTGATGTTCCAAGGCATCTGCGTAAGCCTTCCCGAACCTTATCCCGTGAGAGTCTAGACCAATCATCTCCTTGTCGGGATAGCTTTATCACCAGACATTTCAAAGGAAATGGTGATTCCTCCCGTGGTCTTCGGTTGACAATGAAGCTGCGAGATTTTAACAAGTATGCCAAG ATAGACAGTGAATTAAGCAAAGAGATAGAACAATGGAATGACATGCTGAGGACTGAAGTAGTAAAGTTGTGTCAAGACAACAATTTTCAAACAGGTTTTTTTGAAGGCACTGATAATAGCACTGTTGTTGATGCTTACGAGTTGAAG GTTCGACTTGAGCACATTCTCGAGAGGATATCTTTGATCTCTGATGCTGCAAGTACTGAGCGTCCATCACAGATCACAGATTATCTGTATATTGGTGGTGCTCTTGCTGCTCGGTCAACACACACACTTAAACACCTTGGCATCACCCATATATTGTGCTTGTGTGCAAATGAAATTGGACAGTCAGAATCGCAGAAGCCTGACCTTTTTGAGTATAGGAATTTCTCG ATAAACGATGATGACAATGCAGACATTGGTGATCTCTTTCAAGATGGTTCTGATTTCATCAGTTATGTGGATCACTTGCGTGGCAAAGTACTTGTGCATTGCTTTGAGGGAAAAAGTCGAAGTGCGACTGTTGTTCTTGCCTACCTGATGCTGAGGAA GTCTATCAACCCAGAATTGACATCTGTAAGGATAGGAAGATTGGAATTGCATCTTTCCTTATTTTTTATTGTTCTGGACGCAGTCATCATCTCGTAA
- the LOC103635116 gene encoding dual specificity protein phosphatase PHS1 isoform X6 — MEEGTTEPGSFSRSSSFVGFEEWVALVRKRNGKASSCGRLGLRSTASSEVLELADPDSNVINPDPCDQVPEGILWERLGRVSMMDIESSDFSWTSLTSLHHTKHTATSTDPSEDDISRSFEVTVNSGGIVFIALFKAIENVDLPSKETAAVIKIAPSRMATQSERFGYELAKWLGVRTPQGRVIHSSSDEWQQVKDAVENARNASIASGDELEEMICAEVLEALELSRCLFLMNYVHGSALLENVMPFESRQAAEKTAEALGRVLILDLVLRNEDRLRCRPLGWRGNYANLLVANREAYANLDSLDDVYDSAIIRYKPEIIRSPQKQKQRRAVSISGSIGSDVSDLTLEDSYASSGHVFSSFNIVAIDSGVPRRPPASKRAKDQESYPKLVELTLNNFDYSSKLLFEVSFGKLGTPGHEEFDVPSDYSYNSPLSESDMVATVHSFRGGFRSALRDLQRFHIFLITLYQKLDGLLKIFFNLMYKCSNEYAREDAGTSDSPLCSVEPQGDSNDTDVPRHLRKPSRTLSRESLDQSSPCRDSFITRHFKGNGDSSRGLRLTMKLRDFNKYAKIDSELSKEIEQWNDMLRTEVVKLCQDNNFQTGFFEGTDNSTVVDAYELKVRLEHILERISLISDAASTERPSQITDYLYIGGALAARSTHTLKHLGITHILCLCANEIGQSESQKPDLFEYRNFSC; from the exons ATGGAAGAGGGGACCACGGAACCTGGATCATTCTCCCGCTCTTCCTCCTTC GTTGGATTCGAGGAGTGGGTGGCATTGGTGAGGAAACGCAATGGGAAGGCCTCTTCGTGCGGGCGTCTGGGTCTCCGTTCAACAGCCAG TTCAGAAGTACTAGAACTTGCAGATCCTGATAGCAATGTCATTAATCCTGACCCTTGTGACCAAGTGCCAGAAGGAATCCTTTGGGAGAGGCTTGGGAGGGTTTCCATGATGGATATTGAGTCAAGTGACTTCAGTTGGACCTCTCTCACCTCACTGCACCATACAAAACATACGGCTACAAGTACTGATCCATCTGAGGATGACATTAGCAGAAGTTTTGAG GTGACAGTAAATTCTGGGGGCATTGTTTTTATTGCATTATTCAAAGCTATTGAAAATGTTGATCTTCCGTCCAAGGAAACAGCTGCAGTAATTAAAATAGCACCTTCAAGGATGGCCACACAGTCTGAACGCTTTGGGTACGAACTCGCTAAATGGCTTGGAGTGAGAACTCCTCAA GGTAGAGTCATTCATAGCTCCTCAGATGAATGGCAACAAGTCAAGGATGCAGTTGAAAATGCTCGAAATGCATCGATAGCTTCTGGTGATGAACTTGAGGAGATGATTTGCGCCGAGGTTTTAGAAGCCCTTGAATTGAGTCGTTGCCTATTTCTGATGAA TTATGTACATGGCTCCGCTCTGCTAGAGAATGTAATGCCCTTCGAGTCACGGCAAGCTGCTGAAAAAACTGCTGAAGCATTAGGTAGGGTCTTAATCTTGGACCTCGTATTGAGGAATGAGGATAGACTGCGATGCCGTCCCCTTGGCTGGCGTGGAAATTATGCAAATCTACTTGTTGCCAACAGGGAAGCTTATGCCAACCTTGACTCACTAGATGATGTTTATGATTCTGCTATCATTCGATACAAGCCAGAGATCATTAGAAGCCCTCAGAAACAGAAGCAGAGAAGAGCTGTTTCAATTAGTGGCAGTATTGGCTCAGATGTCTCTGACCTCACATTGGAGGACTCTTATGCTTCTAGTGGACATGTGTTTTCTAGCTTTAATATTGTAGCCATTGATTCAGGTGTACCACGCAGGCCACCAGCCAGTAAGCGGGCAAAAGATCAGGAGAGCTACCCCAAACTAGTGGAGTTAACATTGAACAACTTCGACTATTCTTCCAAACTTCTGTTTGAGGTGTCCTTCGGAAAACTTGGCACCCCAGGACATGAAGAATTTGATGTACCATCAGACTACAGTTATAATTCTCCTCTCTCTGAGAGTGATATGGTAGCAACAGTGCATTCATTCCGAGGAGGTTTTCGTAGTGCTCTGAGAGACCTTCAGCGATTCCACATTTTTCTCATCACACTGTATCAGAAGCTGGATGGTCTATTAAAAATTTTCTTCAACCTTATGTATAAATGTTCCAATGAATATGCTAGGGAGGATGCTGGTACTTCGGATTCACCATTGTGTTCAGTGGAACCACAAGGAGATTCAAATGATACTGATGTTCCAAGGCATCTGCGTAAGCCTTCCCGAACCTTATCCCGTGAGAGTCTAGACCAATCATCTCCTTGTCGGGATAGCTTTATCACCAGACATTTCAAAGGAAATGGTGATTCCTCCCGTGGTCTTCGGTTGACAATGAAGCTGCGAGATTTTAACAAGTATGCCAAG ATAGACAGTGAATTAAGCAAAGAGATAGAACAATGGAATGACATGCTGAGGACTGAAGTAGTAAAGTTGTGTCAAGACAACAATTTTCAAACAGGTTTTTTTGAAGGCACTGATAATAGCACTGTTGTTGATGCTTACGAGTTGAAG GTTCGACTTGAGCACATTCTCGAGAGGATATCTTTGATCTCTGATGCTGCAAGTACTGAGCGTCCATCACAGATCACAGATTATCTGTATATTGGTGGTGCTCTTGCTGCTCGGTCAACACACACACTTAAACACCTTGGCATCACCCATATATTGTGCTTGTGTGCAAATGAAATTGGACAGTCAGAATCGCAGAAGCCTGACCTTTTTGAGTATAGGAATTTCTCG TGTTGA